The Streptomyces sp. NBC_01275 genome has a segment encoding these proteins:
- a CDS encoding Pls/PosA family non-ribosomal peptide synthetase gives MAATHESSALGLLDEEIRVQLGDRARFSGGAAASPRTLVDVFDASVRSYPDELALDDGATPLTYRALAVEVERLRRRLAAAGVGRGDRVGVRVPSGTNDLYVAILAVLAAGAAYVPVDAEDPDERAELVFGEADVRAVVGAGHEIAVPGERGGPAARPGVEHDAWIIFTSGSTGKPKGVAVSHRSAAAFVDAEAALFLTDDPIGPGDRVLAGLSVAFDASCEEMWLAWRYGACLVPVPRSQVRSGADLGPWLVEQDISVVSTVPTLAALWEPETLNDVRLLIFGGEACPPELVQRLVTEGREVWNTYGPTEATVVACASLMSGEEPIRIGLPLRGWELAVVDEAGEPVPLGGSGQLVIGGVGLARYLDAEKDAEKYAPLESLGWERAYRSGDLVRADAEGLVFLGRADEQIKLGGRRIELGEVDAALQALPGVAGAAAAVRTARSGNQLLVGYVVTQDGWDQAAAVEKLRAELPAALVPLLAPVDDLPTRTSGKVDRNALPWPLEGVETGHKTEQLYGTEAWLAEQWTEVLGIPVASAADDFFAIGGSSLGAAQLTTRLRTRYPSAAVLDVYQQPTLRKLARLLEESAQDDGGSRVIAPVPRRAQIIQLLLLLPLFTLLGLRWSVALAALGNVLPAYGWLPTASWWLVAAGALLFFSPPGRLALGAGGARLLLRGVKAGRYPRGGSVHLRLWTAERLAEFSGATSLTGSWLVRYARALGAKIGPDVDLHALPPVTGLLKLGRGAAVESEVDLSGYWLDGDRLEIGQVKVGAHAVVGTRSTLFPGARVGKRAEVAPGSAVAGQVTTGQRWAGAPAVKLGRAKRNWPKERPPRGRFWRAMYGASGLGLTLLPAAAGVAALLVATVFVQPGDGLGQAVAGAAAALVPATLAYGVTYALLVLVAVRLLSLGLREGTHPAHGRIGWQAWTVTQLMDRSRETLFPLYAGLVTPVWLRLLGMRIGRGAEVSTVLALPSLTTVGEGAFLADDTLTAPYELGGGWVRIGRAEIGRRAFLGNSGMTAPGRSVPEGGLVGVLSATPKKAKKGTSYLGLPPVKLPRHAADSDDSRTYEPPRRLLWARGLVELCRIVPVLCSAALGAATAAALCALGVWAPLLSGLVLLAAGAAAAVLSIVAKWLLVGRHRTGEHPLWSGFVWRNELADTFVEVVAVPWLAGSVPGTAAMTAWLRGLGARIGRGVWVESYWLPESDLVTLEDGVTVNRGCVLQTHLFHDRILRTDTVVLREGATLGPGGIVLPGSTIGARTTLGPASLVMAAESVPDDTRWLGNPIEAWRA, from the coding sequence ATGGCAGCCACACACGAGAGCAGCGCTCTCGGCCTGCTCGACGAAGAAATCCGCGTACAACTCGGTGACAGAGCACGCTTCTCCGGCGGGGCCGCCGCCTCTCCACGGACCCTTGTCGACGTCTTCGACGCGTCGGTGCGGTCGTACCCGGACGAGCTCGCGCTGGACGACGGAGCGACTCCTCTCACCTACCGTGCCCTCGCCGTCGAGGTGGAGCGGCTGCGGCGCAGGCTGGCGGCCGCCGGGGTGGGGCGCGGGGACCGGGTGGGCGTGCGGGTGCCGTCCGGCACCAACGACCTCTATGTGGCGATCCTGGCCGTCCTCGCGGCCGGCGCCGCCTATGTCCCGGTCGACGCGGAGGACCCCGACGAGCGGGCCGAGCTGGTCTTCGGCGAGGCGGACGTGCGGGCCGTCGTGGGCGCCGGGCACGAGATCGCCGTACCCGGCGAGCGCGGCGGCCCCGCCGCCCGGCCCGGTGTGGAGCACGACGCGTGGATCATCTTCACCTCCGGCTCCACCGGGAAGCCCAAGGGCGTCGCGGTCAGTCACCGCAGCGCCGCCGCGTTCGTGGACGCCGAGGCCGCGCTGTTCCTCACCGACGACCCGATCGGGCCCGGCGACCGGGTGCTGGCCGGGCTGTCGGTGGCCTTCGACGCGTCCTGCGAGGAGATGTGGCTGGCCTGGCGGTACGGCGCCTGTCTGGTGCCCGTGCCGCGCTCGCAGGTCAGGAGCGGCGCCGACCTCGGGCCCTGGCTGGTCGAGCAGGACATCAGCGTCGTCTCCACGGTGCCGACGCTGGCGGCGCTCTGGGAGCCCGAGACCCTCAACGACGTACGTCTGCTGATCTTCGGCGGTGAGGCGTGTCCGCCCGAGCTGGTGCAGCGGCTGGTGACGGAGGGGCGGGAGGTCTGGAACACGTACGGGCCGACCGAGGCGACCGTGGTGGCCTGTGCCTCGCTGATGTCGGGCGAGGAGCCGATCCGGATCGGGCTGCCGCTGCGGGGCTGGGAGCTGGCCGTCGTGGACGAGGCCGGGGAGCCGGTGCCGCTGGGCGGCAGCGGCCAGCTGGTCATCGGAGGCGTGGGGCTCGCGCGGTATCTCGACGCCGAGAAGGACGCGGAGAAGTACGCGCCGCTGGAGTCCCTGGGCTGGGAGCGGGCGTACCGCAGCGGTGACCTGGTGCGCGCCGACGCCGAGGGGCTGGTCTTCCTCGGGCGGGCCGACGAGCAGATCAAGCTCGGCGGGCGGCGCATCGAGCTGGGCGAGGTGGACGCGGCGCTGCAGGCGCTGCCGGGCGTGGCGGGGGCCGCGGCCGCCGTGCGCACGGCGCGCAGCGGCAATCAGCTGCTCGTCGGGTACGTCGTCACCCAGGACGGCTGGGACCAGGCGGCGGCCGTGGAGAAGCTGCGCGCCGAGCTGCCGGCCGCGCTGGTGCCGCTGCTCGCGCCGGTGGACGACCTGCCGACCCGTACCTCGGGGAAGGTCGACCGCAACGCGCTGCCCTGGCCGCTGGAGGGCGTGGAGACCGGCCACAAGACCGAACAGCTGTACGGCACCGAGGCCTGGCTCGCCGAGCAGTGGACCGAGGTCCTGGGCATCCCCGTGGCCTCGGCCGCCGACGACTTCTTCGCGATCGGCGGCAGCAGCCTGGGCGCCGCCCAGCTCACCACCCGGCTGCGCACCCGCTACCCGAGCGCCGCCGTCCTCGACGTCTACCAGCAGCCGACCCTGCGCAAGCTGGCCCGGCTGCTGGAGGAGTCCGCGCAGGACGACGGCGGCAGCCGTGTGATCGCGCCGGTTCCCCGGCGCGCGCAGATCATCCAGCTGCTTCTGCTCCTCCCCCTGTTCACGCTGCTCGGGCTGCGCTGGAGCGTGGCGCTGGCCGCGCTGGGCAACGTCCTGCCCGCCTACGGCTGGCTGCCGACCGCCTCCTGGTGGCTGGTCGCCGCCGGGGCCCTGCTGTTCTTCAGCCCGCCCGGGCGGCTCGCGCTGGGCGCGGGCGGGGCGCGGCTGCTGCTGCGCGGGGTGAAGGCAGGCCGGTATCCGCGGGGCGGCTCGGTCCATCTGCGGCTGTGGACCGCGGAGCGGCTGGCCGAGTTCAGCGGGGCGACCTCGCTGACCGGCTCCTGGCTGGTGCGCTACGCCCGTGCCCTGGGCGCCAAGATCGGGCCCGACGTGGATCTGCACGCGCTGCCGCCGGTCACCGGGCTGCTGAAGCTCGGGCGGGGCGCGGCCGTGGAGTCCGAGGTGGACCTCTCCGGGTACTGGCTGGACGGGGACCGGCTGGAGATAGGGCAGGTCAAGGTGGGTGCGCACGCCGTCGTCGGCACGCGCAGCACGCTCTTCCCCGGCGCCCGGGTCGGCAAGCGCGCCGAGGTGGCGCCGGGTTCGGCGGTCGCCGGGCAGGTCACGACCGGTCAGCGGTGGGCGGGCGCGCCCGCGGTGAAGCTGGGCCGGGCCAAGCGGAACTGGCCCAAGGAGCGGCCGCCGCGGGGCCGGTTCTGGCGTGCGATGTACGGGGCGTCGGGGCTCGGGCTGACGCTGCTGCCGGCGGCGGCCGGGGTGGCCGCGCTGCTGGTGGCGACGGTGTTCGTGCAGCCCGGCGACGGGCTCGGGCAGGCCGTCGCGGGTGCGGCCGCGGCCCTGGTCCCGGCCACGCTGGCGTACGGGGTGACGTACGCGCTGCTGGTGCTGGTCGCCGTACGGCTGCTGAGCCTGGGGCTGCGGGAGGGCACGCATCCGGCGCACGGGCGGATCGGGTGGCAGGCCTGGACGGTCACACAGCTGATGGACCGCTCGCGCGAGACGCTGTTCCCGCTGTACGCCGGGCTGGTCACCCCGGTGTGGCTGCGGCTGCTGGGGATGCGGATCGGGCGGGGCGCCGAGGTGTCGACGGTGCTGGCGCTGCCGAGTCTGACGACCGTCGGCGAGGGCGCGTTCCTCGCGGACGACACGCTGACCGCGCCGTACGAGCTGGGCGGCGGCTGGGTGCGGATCGGGCGGGCCGAGATCGGGCGGCGGGCGTTCCTCGGGAACTCGGGGATGACCGCGCCGGGTCGGAGCGTGCCGGAGGGCGGCCTGGTCGGCGTGCTGTCGGCGACGCCGAAGAAGGCCAAGAAGGGCACGTCGTATCTGGGGCTGCCGCCGGTGAAGCTGCCCCGGCACGCGGCCGACAGCGACGACAGCCGTACCTACGAGCCGCCCAGGCGGCTGCTGTGGGCGCGGGGGCTGGTGGAGCTGTGCAGGATCGTGCCGGTGCTGTGCTCGGCGGCGCTGGGCGCGGCCACGGCGGCCGCGCTGTGTGCGCTGGGGGTGTGGGCGCCGCTGCTTTCGGGGCTGGTGCTGCTGGCGGCGGGGGCGGCTGCGGCCGTCTTGTCGATCGTCGCGAAGTGGCTGCTGGTGGGGCGGCATCGCACCGGTGAGCATCCGCTGTGGAGCGGGTTCGTGTGGCGCAACGAGCTGGCGGACACCTTCGTCGAGGTGGTGGCCGTGCCGTGGCTGGCGGGTTCCGTGCCCGGCACGGCGGCGATGACGGCGTGGCTGCGCGGGCTCGGGGCGCGGATCGGCCGGGGTGTGTGGGTGGAGAGCTACTGGCTGCCGGAGTCGGACCTGGTGACGCTGGAGGACGGGGTGACGGTCAACCGCGGCTGCGTGCTGCAGACCCACCTCTTCCACGACCGGATCTTGCGGACGGATACTGTGGTCCTCCGTGAGGGCGCCACGCTGGGCCCTGGCGGGATCGTGCTGCCCGGCAGCACGATCGGGGCCCGTACGACCCTGGGCCCCGCGTCGCTCGTCATGGCCGCGGAGTCCGTCCCGGACGACACCCGCTGGCTCGGCAACCCGATCGAGGCGTGGCGTGCCTGA
- a CDS encoding YchJ family protein, with translation MTTRSCPCGLPQTYDGCCGRYHRGPASAPTAEALMRSRYCAFVKGDAGYLLRTWHPRTRPERLDLDPGMRWTGLEILGTGDGSAFHTTGTVEFRASYRGGSLHELSRFERVDGAWVYVDGDFVG, from the coding sequence ATGACCACACGTTCCTGCCCGTGCGGGCTGCCTCAGACGTACGACGGCTGCTGCGGCCGCTATCACCGAGGCCCCGCTTCCGCACCGACCGCCGAGGCGCTGATGCGCTCGCGCTACTGCGCCTTCGTGAAGGGCGACGCGGGGTATCTGCTGCGGACCTGGCATCCGCGGACCCGGCCCGAGCGGCTCGACCTGGACCCGGGGATGCGGTGGACGGGACTGGAGATCCTGGGCACGGGTGACGGGTCCGCGTTCCATACGACCGGGACCGTGGAGTTCCGGGCGTCCTACCGGGGCGGGTCGCTGCACGAGCTCAGCCGGTTCGAGCGGGTGGACGGGGCGTGGGTGTACGTGGACGGGGATTTCGTCGGCTGA
- a CDS encoding FadR/GntR family transcriptional regulator yields the protein MTTPGRGLHGHVLDTLGPAITAGEYPPGSVLRTDELAQRFDVSRSVMREAVRVLESMHLVESRRRVGVTVRPKAEWNVYDPQVIRWRLAGADRPHQLRSLTVLRSAVEPVAAGLAAKHATAAQCAELTECAIGMVATSRGHQLEGYLVHDVAFHRVILAASGNEMFARLGDVVAEVLTGRTHHEVMFEDPDPAAVTLHVQVAEAVREGDATRAELLTRQIAVGALQELDILAP from the coding sequence ATGACCACTCCGGGCCGAGGTCTGCACGGCCATGTACTGGACACTCTCGGCCCCGCGATCACCGCGGGGGAGTACCCCCCGGGCAGCGTCCTGCGCACCGACGAACTGGCCCAGCGCTTCGACGTCTCCCGCTCCGTGATGCGCGAGGCGGTCCGCGTCCTGGAGTCCATGCACCTCGTGGAGTCCCGCCGCCGAGTGGGCGTGACGGTGCGTCCGAAGGCCGAGTGGAACGTCTACGACCCTCAGGTCATCCGCTGGCGGCTGGCCGGCGCCGACCGCCCGCACCAGCTGCGCTCGCTCACCGTCCTGCGCTCGGCGGTCGAGCCGGTCGCGGCGGGCCTGGCGGCGAAGCACGCCACCGCGGCGCAGTGCGCCGAGCTCACCGAGTGCGCGATCGGCATGGTCGCCACCTCACGCGGCCACCAGCTGGAGGGCTACCTCGTCCACGACGTCGCCTTCCACCGCGTGATCCTCGCCGCCTCCGGCAACGAGATGTTCGCCCGCCTGGGCGACGTCGTGGCGGAAGTCCTGACCGGCCGCACCCATCACGAGGTCATGTTCGAGGACCCCGACCCGGCCGCCGTCACCCTCCACGTCCAGGTCGCCGAGGCCGTCCGCGAGGGCGACGCGACCCGCGCGGAGCTGCTGACCCGTCAGATCGCGGTCGGGGCGCTCCAGGAACTGGACATCCTGGCACCGTAG
- a CDS encoding gluconokinase produces the protein MSTPHVVVVMGVAGTGKTTIGPLLAALLGVPYAEADDFHPRANIDKMSAGIPLTDADRLPWLDAIGAWADRRAGLGGVVSCSALKRAYRDRLRAAAPDVVFVHLTGDRALIEDRMSHRQGHFMPTALLDSQFATLEPLQADEAGVDVDVSGAPEAIAERAMAALVALPDPAV, from the coding sequence ATGAGTACCCCCCACGTCGTCGTGGTCATGGGCGTCGCGGGCACCGGCAAGACCACTATCGGTCCGCTGCTCGCCGCCCTGCTCGGCGTCCCGTACGCGGAGGCCGACGACTTCCACCCCCGGGCCAACATCGACAAGATGTCGGCCGGCATCCCGCTCACCGACGCCGACCGGCTGCCCTGGCTCGACGCCATCGGCGCCTGGGCGGACCGGCGGGCGGGGCTCGGCGGGGTGGTGAGCTGCTCGGCGCTGAAGCGGGCCTACCGGGACCGGCTGCGGGCGGCCGCGCCCGACGTGGTGTTCGTGCACCTCACGGGCGACCGGGCGCTGATCGAGGACCGCATGTCCCACCGGCAGGGTCACTTCATGCCCACCGCGCTGCTCGACTCCCAGTTCGCCACGCTCGAACCCCTCCAGGCGGACGAGGCGGGAGTCGACGTCGACGTCTCCGGCGCCCCCGAAGCCATCGCCGAACGGGCCATGGCCGCGCTCGTCGCGCTGCCCGACCCGGCCGTGTGA
- a CDS encoding SDR family oxidoreductase, whose protein sequence is MSHPLFDISGRTALVTGSGRGIGLALARGLAEAGCTVVLNGRDGERLERAAAELADAGLPAADVHTAVFDVTDGPAVAAGIADVEERVGPLDILVNNAGMQLRAPLLEFTDSDWHRILDTNLTSAFLVGREAARRMTERGHGKIINICSLQSEVVRPGIAPYAATKGALKMLTKGMCADWGPHGVQVNGLGPGYIETELTQALVEDEEFSAWVRRRTPAGRWGRTEDLVGGVLFLASPAADFVSGQVLYVDGGMTSVL, encoded by the coding sequence ATGAGTCACCCCCTGTTCGACATCAGCGGCCGCACGGCCCTGGTCACCGGCTCCGGCCGGGGCATCGGGCTCGCCCTCGCCCGGGGTCTGGCGGAGGCCGGCTGCACGGTGGTCCTCAACGGCCGCGACGGCGAACGCCTCGAGCGGGCGGCCGCCGAACTGGCCGACGCCGGGCTGCCCGCCGCCGACGTCCACACCGCCGTGTTCGACGTCACCGACGGCCCGGCCGTCGCCGCCGGGATCGCGGACGTCGAGGAGCGGGTCGGCCCGCTGGACATCCTCGTCAACAACGCGGGCATGCAACTGCGCGCGCCGCTCCTGGAGTTCACCGACTCCGACTGGCACCGGATCCTGGACACCAACCTCACCAGCGCGTTCCTCGTCGGCCGGGAGGCCGCCCGGCGGATGACGGAACGCGGCCACGGCAAGATCATCAACATCTGCTCGTTGCAGAGCGAGGTGGTCCGCCCCGGCATCGCGCCGTACGCGGCCACCAAGGGCGCGCTGAAGATGCTCACCAAGGGCATGTGCGCGGACTGGGGCCCGCACGGCGTCCAGGTCAACGGCCTGGGCCCCGGCTACATCGAGACCGAGCTGACCCAGGCCCTCGTCGAGGACGAGGAGTTCAGCGCCTGGGTGCGCCGCCGCACCCCGGCCGGCCGCTGGGGCCGTACCGAGGACCTGGTGGGCGGGGTGCTGTTCCTGGCCTCCCCGGCGGCGGACTTCGTCAGCGGACAGGTGCTGTACGTCGACGGCGGCATGACGAGCGTGCTCTGA
- a CDS encoding gluconate:H+ symporter, with protein sequence MTRLSVETLAADAVEPITSAGHAQLGIAVLAGIAVIVLLITRFKLHAFLALTIGSLALGAFAGAPLDKVIASFSAGLGATVASVGVLIALGAILGRMLADSGGADQIVDTILAKASGRSLPWAMVLIASVIGLPLFFEVGVVLLIPVVLMVAKRGNYSLMRIGIPALAGLSVMHGLVPPHPGPLVAIDAVGANLGVTLALGVLVAVPTVVIAGPVFSRVAARWVDVPAPDRMLPQRPSEDLDKRPSFGATLATILLPVVLMLSKALVDIVVDDPAHTVQRVFDVVGSPLIALLTAVLVGIFTLGRPAGFSKERISGLVEKGLAPIAGILLIVGAGGGFKQTLIDSGVGQMVLEISEDWSIPALLLAWLIAVVIRLATGSATVATVSAAGLVAPLAADMSTTHTALLVLAIGAGSLFFSHVNDAGFWLVKEYFGLSVGQNIKTWSVMETIISVVAGGLVLLLSLVI encoded by the coding sequence GTGACCAGACTCAGTGTCGAGACGCTGGCAGCGGACGCGGTCGAGCCGATCACCTCGGCCGGCCATGCGCAGCTGGGCATCGCCGTCCTGGCGGGCATCGCCGTGATCGTCCTGCTCATCACCCGGTTCAAGCTGCACGCCTTCCTGGCGCTGACCATCGGCTCGCTCGCGCTCGGCGCGTTCGCCGGGGCGCCGCTCGACAAGGTCATCGCCAGCTTCAGCGCCGGACTGGGCGCGACGGTCGCCAGTGTGGGCGTGCTGATCGCGCTGGGCGCGATCCTCGGCAGGATGCTCGCCGACTCCGGCGGCGCGGACCAGATCGTCGACACGATCCTCGCCAAGGCGAGCGGCCGGTCCCTGCCGTGGGCGATGGTGCTGATCGCTTCGGTGATCGGGCTGCCGCTGTTCTTCGAGGTCGGCGTGGTGCTGCTGATCCCCGTGGTGCTGATGGTCGCCAAGCGGGGCAACTACTCGCTGATGCGGATCGGCATCCCGGCGCTGGCCGGTCTGTCCGTGATGCACGGACTGGTCCCGCCGCACCCCGGCCCGCTGGTCGCGATCGACGCGGTCGGCGCCAACCTGGGCGTCACCCTGGCCCTCGGCGTGCTCGTCGCCGTCCCGACGGTCGTCATCGCCGGGCCGGTGTTCTCACGGGTCGCCGCCCGCTGGGTGGACGTCCCGGCGCCCGACCGGATGCTTCCTCAGCGGCCCTCCGAGGACCTGGACAAGCGCCCGAGCTTCGGGGCCACGCTCGCCACCATCCTTCTCCCCGTCGTGCTGATGCTGTCCAAGGCGCTGGTCGACATCGTCGTGGACGACCCCGCGCACACGGTGCAGCGCGTCTTCGACGTCGTCGGCTCCCCGCTGATCGCCCTGCTGACCGCCGTGCTCGTCGGCATCTTCACGCTGGGCCGGCCCGCCGGGTTCTCCAAGGAGCGCATATCCGGGCTGGTCGAGAAGGGGCTCGCGCCGATCGCGGGCATCCTGCTGATCGTCGGCGCGGGCGGCGGCTTCAAGCAGACGCTGATCGACTCCGGGGTGGGACAGATGGTCCTGGAGATCTCCGAGGACTGGTCCATCCCGGCCCTGCTGCTGGCCTGGCTGATCGCCGTGGTGATCCGGCTGGCGACCGGTTCGGCGACCGTGGCGACGGTCTCGGCGGCCGGTCTGGTCGCCCCGCTGGCGGCCGACATGTCGACCACGCACACCGCCCTGCTGGTCCTCGCCATCGGCGCCGGCTCGCTCTTCTTCAGCCATGTCAACGACGCCGGGTTCTGGCTGGTCAAGGAGTACTTCGGGCTCAGCGTCGGCCAGAACATCAAGACCTGGTCGGTCATGGAGACCATCATCTCCGTGGTCGCCGGCGGCCTGGTCCTGCTCCTCTCACTGGTCATCTAG
- a CDS encoding L-idonate 5-dehydrogenase — MLGCVIHGQDDLRVEELASPTPGPGQVLVAVRYGGVCGSDLHYWRHGGVGDFRLREPMVLGHEVVGTAVTGPLAGQAVAVHPATPCGVCPECADGRRNVCRDTRYLGSAARLPHVQGGFAAEIVVPAEQIRLLPDGLEQRRAALAEPLSVALHAVRRAGPVAGRHVLVTGAGPIGCLVVAAAKAAGAAHVTVTDLLPTALAYARAAGADTVVRADDPADPGWPGEVDVAVEASGVAAGLEACLRRVRRGGVVVQLGMLPPGQSPFAGNLVVSREIELRGAFRFDTEFDDALALLARPSTGDAFDALVSAVVPVREAESAFALAADRGKSCKVLLDFGVG, encoded by the coding sequence ATGCTGGGTTGCGTGATCCACGGACAGGACGATCTGCGCGTCGAGGAGCTGGCGTCGCCGACGCCGGGCCCGGGGCAGGTGCTGGTCGCCGTGCGGTACGGCGGGGTCTGCGGCTCCGACCTGCACTACTGGCGGCACGGCGGGGTCGGCGACTTCCGGCTGCGGGAGCCGATGGTGCTGGGCCACGAGGTGGTGGGGACGGCCGTCACGGGCCCGCTCGCCGGCCAGGCGGTCGCCGTGCACCCCGCCACCCCGTGCGGGGTGTGCCCGGAGTGCGCGGACGGGCGGCGCAACGTCTGCCGGGACACCCGCTATCTGGGCAGCGCGGCACGCCTCCCGCATGTGCAGGGCGGGTTCGCGGCGGAGATCGTCGTGCCCGCCGAGCAGATACGCCTGCTGCCGGACGGCCTCGAGCAGCGCCGGGCCGCGCTCGCCGAGCCGCTGTCGGTGGCGCTGCACGCGGTGCGGCGGGCCGGACCGGTGGCCGGGAGGCATGTCCTGGTCACCGGCGCGGGGCCGATCGGCTGTCTGGTGGTCGCGGCGGCGAAGGCGGCCGGCGCGGCCCACGTGACCGTGACGGACCTGCTGCCCACGGCCCTGGCCTACGCCCGCGCCGCCGGCGCCGACACCGTCGTACGGGCCGACGATCCGGCGGATCCGGGATGGCCTGGCGAGGTGGACGTGGCGGTGGAGGCGTCCGGGGTGGCCGCGGGGCTCGAGGCGTGTCTGCGGCGGGTGCGGCGCGGCGGGGTCGTGGTGCAGCTGGGCATGCTGCCGCCGGGGCAGAGCCCCTTCGCCGGGAACCTGGTGGTCAGCCGGGAGATCGAGCTGCGCGGGGCGTTCCGCTTCGACACGGAGTTCGACGACGCGCTGGCCCTGCTGGCCCGGCCGTCGACAGGGGACGCCTTCGACGCGCTGGTCAGCGCGGTGGTGCCGGTGCGGGAAGCGGAGTCGGCGTTCGCGCTGGCCGCCGACCGCGGGAAGTCCTGCAAGGTACTGCTGGACTTCGGCGTGGGCTGA
- a CDS encoding cytochrome b/b6 domain-containing protein: MPLRADAPPAPTRIHRFSRAERWVHRLTALLMGLCVATAACLYIPEFAELVGRRELVVRVHEWAGLALPAPVLAGLASRAFRADLGHLNRFGPHDRRWLRAALRRDKRRASRPAGKFNAGQKVYAAWIAGATLVMLGTGLLMWFTHLTPIMWRTSATFVHDWLALTVGVVVAGHIGMALGDPEARRGMRTGSVSPEWADREHPLWRR; encoded by the coding sequence ATGCCCCTACGAGCTGACGCGCCGCCCGCGCCCACCCGGATCCACCGCTTCAGCCGGGCCGAACGCTGGGTGCACCGCCTCACCGCCCTGCTGATGGGCCTCTGCGTGGCGACGGCCGCCTGTCTGTACATCCCCGAGTTCGCCGAACTCGTCGGCCGCCGCGAACTCGTCGTCCGCGTCCACGAGTGGGCCGGCCTCGCCCTGCCCGCGCCCGTCCTGGCGGGCCTCGCCTCCCGCGCGTTCCGCGCCGACCTCGGACACCTCAACCGCTTCGGCCCGCACGACCGCCGCTGGCTGCGCGCCGCCCTGCGCCGGGACAAGCGGCGCGCGTCGCGCCCGGCGGGCAAGTTCAACGCCGGACAGAAGGTCTACGCCGCCTGGATCGCCGGGGCGACGCTGGTGATGCTCGGCACGGGCCTGCTCATGTGGTTCACCCACCTCACCCCGATCATGTGGCGCACCAGCGCGACCTTCGTCCACGACTGGCTGGCCCTGACCGTCGGCGTCGTCGTCGCCGGCCACATCGGCATGGCCCTGGGCGACCCGGAGGCCCGACGCGGCATGCGCACCGGGTCGGTGAGCCCCGAGTGGGCGGATCGAGAACACCCACTCTGGCGCCGCTGA
- a CDS encoding M1 family metallopeptidase, translating to MAVQQSVGPDPYFPANGDSRYRVHRYELTLDYRPGPNRLSGMARINAIAGRSPLAEFQLNLADFKIGRIRVDGRQPHYTHRGGRLRVRPAKPVRAGAAFTVEVHWSGNPKPVNSPWGGIGWEELDDGALVASQPTGAPSWYPCNDRPADKASYQLSITTPSAYSVVAGGRLLTRTTKASTTTWVYEQSAPTSSYLMGLSIGKYQTVLLGDPGLGGVPQHGHIPAHLLPEFSRDFARQPGMMHLFQQLFGPYPFDEYAVVVTEEELDVPVEAQGLSLFGANHVDGARGSERLVAHELAHQWFGNSVSIADWRQIWLNEGFAKYAEWLWSERSGGRSAQQLAVAAHRLLSAQPQDLRLADPGRKSMFDGRLYERGGLTVHAVRCAMGDDAFFRMLRAWLGLHRGGAVTTSTFTAHAARFAPEPLDELFEAWVYGAALPPLPMPETRAAV from the coding sequence GTGGCAGTTCAGCAGTCGGTCGGGCCGGACCCGTATTTCCCGGCCAACGGTGATTCCCGCTACCGGGTGCACCGTTACGAGCTCACGCTGGACTACCGGCCGGGTCCGAACCGGCTGTCGGGCATGGCACGGATCAACGCCATCGCGGGGCGCTCGCCGCTCGCCGAATTCCAGCTGAACCTGGCCGACTTCAAGATCGGCCGGATCCGGGTGGACGGCCGTCAGCCGCACTACACCCACCGGGGCGGCCGGCTGCGCGTCCGGCCCGCCAAGCCGGTGCGGGCCGGGGCCGCCTTCACCGTGGAGGTGCACTGGTCCGGCAACCCCAAGCCGGTCAACAGCCCCTGGGGCGGCATCGGTTGGGAGGAGCTGGACGACGGGGCGCTGGTGGCCAGCCAGCCCACCGGGGCGCCCTCCTGGTATCCGTGCAACGACCGGCCCGCCGACAAGGCGTCCTACCAGCTGTCGATCACCACGCCGTCGGCGTACTCGGTGGTGGCGGGCGGGCGGCTGCTCACCCGGACCACGAAGGCGTCCACGACCACCTGGGTGTACGAGCAGTCCGCGCCGACGTCGAGCTATCTGATGGGGCTGTCGATCGGCAAGTACCAGACGGTGCTGCTGGGCGATCCGGGGCTGGGCGGGGTACCGCAGCACGGGCACATCCCGGCGCATCTCCTGCCGGAGTTCTCCCGGGACTTCGCGCGGCAGCCCGGGATGATGCACCTCTTCCAGCAGCTGTTCGGGCCGTATCCGTTCGACGAGTACGCGGTGGTGGTGACGGAGGAGGAGCTCGATGTCCCCGTCGAGGCCCAGGGGTTGTCGCTGTTCGGCGCCAACCACGTGGACGGGGCGCGGGGTTCGGAGCGGCTGGTGGCGCACGAGCTGGCGCACCAGTGGTTCGGCAACAGCGTGTCCATCGCGGACTGGCGGCAGATCTGGCTGAACGAGGGCTTCGCGAAGTACGCGGAGTGGCTGTGGTCGGAGCGGTCGGGCGGCCGCAGCGCGCAGCAACTGGCCGTCGCCGCGCACCGGTTGCTGTCCGCGCAGCCGCAGGACCTGCGGCTGGCCGATCCCGGCCGCAAGTCGATGTTCGACGGCCGGCTCTATGAGCGCGGGGGGCTCACCGTGCACGCGGTGCGGTGCGCGATGGGCGACGACGCGTTCTTCCGGATGCTGCGCGCCTGGCTCGGGCTGCACCGGGGCGGAGCGGTGACGACGTCGACGTTCACGGCGCACGCGGCCCGGTTCGCGCCCGAGCCGCTGGATGAGCTGTTCGAGGCGTGGGTGTACGGCGCGGCGCTGCCGCCGTTGCCGATGCCGGAGACCCGGGCGGCCGTCTAG